The following coding sequences are from one Seonamhaeicola sp. ML3 window:
- a CDS encoding ABC transporter permease, translated as MSKPNSLRYLALQKFKKNFWGVFSFYFLILVGFISVFAYVIAPDSSRHANQMHLSIHSKKPGFTVTMLTIPSGLEESQSSFNKFFFGRKNADTEVPISNYTVKNNTLLYTEYAADGLKGLDKVVALYRFPGENVNDFVEEKTFLFGTDKYGRDLLSRVLVGARISFFIGFVAVFISLLIGILMGSLAGYFGGKVDAIIMWLINVTWSIPTLLLVIAITLALGKGFWQVFIAVGLTMWVEVARVVRGQIISTKEMQYVTAARALGFGDFRIITKHILPNIMAPVIVISAANFAAAILIESGLSFLGIGAQPPMASWGAMIKDHYNYIILGKPYLAIIPGLCIMSLVMAFMLIGNALRDALDVKS; from the coding sequence ATGTCTAAGCCAAACTCATTGAGATATTTAGCGCTCCAAAAGTTTAAAAAAAACTTTTGGGGCGTTTTCAGTTTTTACTTTCTGATTTTGGTAGGTTTTATTTCTGTATTTGCCTATGTGATTGCGCCAGATAGTTCCAGGCACGCTAACCAAATGCATTTGTCCATTCATTCTAAAAAGCCAGGGTTTACGGTAACTATGTTAACCATACCTTCGGGGTTGGAGGAATCGCAAAGTTCATTTAATAAGTTTTTCTTTGGAAGGAAGAATGCCGACACCGAAGTACCTATTTCCAATTATACAGTTAAAAATAACACGTTATTATACACCGAATACGCGGCCGATGGCCTTAAAGGTCTAGATAAGGTAGTAGCGCTCTATAGGTTTCCCGGTGAAAACGTAAACGACTTTGTAGAGGAGAAAACCTTCCTTTTTGGAACCGATAAATATGGTCGGGATTTGTTAAGTAGGGTGTTGGTTGGTGCTAGGATTTCATTCTTTATTGGATTTGTAGCTGTGTTTATTTCCTTGTTAATAGGTATTTTAATGGGGAGTCTTGCTGGTTATTTTGGTGGTAAGGTAGACGCCATAATCATGTGGCTTATAAACGTAACTTGGTCCATCCCAACATTGTTATTGGTTATAGCCATAACATTAGCCCTAGGCAAAGGATTTTGGCAAGTATTTATTGCTGTTGGCTTAACCATGTGGGTTGAGGTTGCTAGGGTAGTCCGCGGACAAATAATAAGCACTAAAGAAATGCAATACGTTACCGCTGCAAGAGCATTAGGGTTTGGAGATTTTAGAATCATTACTAAGCATATTCTCCCCAACATTATGGCGCCGGTAATTGTAATATCGGCAGCGAATTTTGCTGCAGCTATTTTGATAGAAAGCGGACTCAGTTTTTTGGGTATTGGTGCCCAACCACCCATGGCCAGTTGGGGCGCCATGATTAAAGATCACTACAATTATATCATTCTTGGGAAACCGTATTTAGCCATTATTCCTGGGCTTTGTATTATGAGTTTAGTTATGGCTTTTATGCTTATTGGTAATGCCCTTCGGGATGCGCTGGATGTTAAAAGCTAA
- a CDS encoding outer membrane beta-barrel protein, translating to MKYFIPLLLLIFTNFSQAQDESPNKQNNFSINIGYAFSQPYEGEEYNHGGNIQLEYKHILNKFIDIRPYFSLMAIKSNSDDLIQDGPIETATMTTLLIGGKTRIKAPLKWFAPYFEIGIGASYGSFKTISAKLSIKKTGLFYHIPASVGVELGPKNNINLALNYYYHPNVEQKTGIATIGFSLKLK from the coding sequence ATGAAATATTTTATACCTCTCCTGCTTTTAATCTTTACCAACTTTAGCCAAGCTCAAGACGAATCACCTAACAAACAAAATAATTTCAGTATCAACATCGGGTATGCATTTAGCCAACCCTATGAAGGCGAGGAATATAACCATGGTGGAAATATTCAATTAGAATACAAGCACATATTAAATAAGTTTATAGACATTAGGCCGTACTTTTCTCTTATGGCTATTAAATCTAATTCTGATGACCTTATACAAGATGGCCCTATTGAAACAGCCACAATGACAACCTTATTAATTGGTGGCAAAACAAGAATAAAAGCCCCTCTCAAATGGTTTGCTCCTTATTTCGAAATTGGTATAGGAGCTTCTTATGGGAGCTTTAAAACAATTTCCGCAAAGCTATCCATTAAAAAAACAGGACTCTTTTATCACATTCCCGCCTCTGTAGGTGTGGAACTCGGCCCAAAGAACAATATAAATTTAGCACTTAATTACTACTACCACCCTAATGTGGAACAAAAAACAGGCATAGCTACAATAGGGTTTTCCCTAAAACTAAAATAG
- a CDS encoding alpha/beta hydrolase produces MKPKTLLLTLLIFNSFAFAQTTEAPITLETKTGNIEGSLMAPHSTTKVPVALIIAGSGPTDRNGNNPMMSNNSLKMLAEGLFDNGIASLRFDKRGIAKSKNAGLKESDLRFEHYVDDVKAWIDLLKKDARFSSITVIGHSEGSLIGMIASQKEAVDKFISVAGVSVSAGTVIQDQIKAQAPMLLEQTIAIIKKIENGENVTEVPPMLHAIFRPSVQPYLISWFKYNPQDEISKLDKDILIIQGTTDIQVDTSHAHALANANKKARKHIFEDMNHILKPAKIDRIQNLQTYSNPKLPLVEGLIETITEFINN; encoded by the coding sequence ATGAAACCCAAAACACTACTACTTACACTACTTATATTTAATAGCTTTGCTTTCGCGCAAACCACCGAAGCACCTATTACCCTTGAAACAAAAACAGGCAATATTGAAGGTTCTCTCATGGCGCCACATAGCACCACCAAAGTTCCCGTGGCATTAATTATTGCTGGTTCTGGCCCTACCGATAGAAATGGCAACAACCCCATGATGAGCAATAATTCCTTAAAAATGCTAGCCGAAGGCTTGTTTGATAATGGCATTGCTTCCCTTAGGTTTGACAAACGAGGTATAGCTAAAAGCAAAAACGCAGGATTAAAAGAAAGTGATTTACGCTTTGAGCATTATGTAGACGATGTTAAGGCATGGATTGACCTACTAAAAAAAGACGCTCGGTTTTCTAGCATCACTGTTATAGGCCATAGTGAAGGCTCCTTGATTGGTATGATTGCTTCCCAAAAAGAAGCTGTAGATAAATTTATTTCTGTTGCTGGAGTTAGTGTTTCAGCGGGCACGGTTATTCAAGACCAAATAAAAGCGCAAGCACCTATGCTATTAGAACAAACCATAGCTATTATTAAAAAAATAGAAAACGGTGAAAACGTAACTGAGGTCCCGCCCATGTTACATGCCATTTTTAGACCTAGCGTTCAACCTTATTTAATCTCGTGGTTTAAATACAATCCGCAGGATGAAATTTCTAAACTAGATAAAGATATTCTAATTATTCAAGGCACTACCGATATTCAAGTAGACACATCGCATGCCCACGCCTTAGCAAACGCCAATAAAAAGGCGAGAAAACATATTTTTGAAGACATGAACCATATTTTAAAACCTGCCAAAATAGATAGAATCCAAAATTTACAAACCTATAGCAATCCAAAACTGCCTTTGGTGGAGGGACTAATTGAAACTATCACTGAGTTCATAAACAACTAA
- a CDS encoding Gfo/Idh/MocA family protein has protein sequence MQGKIKFVIIGSGNIANTYVSAIQNIANAEIVAAVSKRLKAPTKQPNLPAFASLNEVTTDFDAVIICTPPGLHHETAIEAAKLGKHIFCEKPLDVTIAAMDNMINICKENQVLLGVAYQRRYSSDNPVVKALIENNTLGRIFSVDLSVKNYRDDSYYNAAPYRGTKAIDGGGPFVQQASHYIDLYYWYFGKPFKIVSKLGTFVHDIEVEDHGVAICTHDNGMISTITASTATKPGFPAKMEIYTSKGYLILENDVITHWDMEGLENPTTQSQDGNTHTGAATATVEDTTNHEFLINDFVDAILTGKAPIISGESAKNASEIILEIYNSSF, from the coding sequence ATGCAAGGCAAAATTAAATTCGTAATCATAGGTTCGGGCAACATTGCCAACACCTATGTTTCTGCTATTCAAAACATCGCTAATGCCGAAATTGTAGCTGCTGTTTCCAAACGTTTAAAAGCTCCTACAAAACAACCAAACCTACCTGCCTTTGCATCCTTAAACGAGGTTACCACAGACTTTGATGCCGTTATAATTTGCACACCTCCAGGACTGCATCACGAAACTGCTATTGAAGCGGCCAAATTAGGAAAGCACATCTTTTGTGAAAAACCCCTAGATGTCACTATTGCGGCTATGGATAACATGATTAACATCTGTAAAGAAAACCAAGTGCTTTTAGGTGTAGCTTATCAACGTCGTTATAGTTCAGACAATCCCGTAGTGAAAGCACTTATAGAAAACAACACATTAGGTAGAATTTTCTCTGTGGATTTATCGGTTAAAAACTACCGAGACGATAGCTACTACAATGCTGCACCTTATCGAGGCACTAAAGCCATTGATGGCGGCGGCCCTTTTGTGCAGCAGGCCTCCCACTACATAGATTTATACTATTGGTATTTTGGCAAACCTTTTAAAATTGTAAGCAAGCTTGGCACATTTGTCCACGATATTGAAGTCGAAGACCACGGTGTTGCTATTTGCACCCATGACAATGGCATGATCAGTACCATTACCGCCTCTACCGCCACCAAACCTGGCTTCCCTGCCAAAATGGAAATCTACACCAGTAAAGGCTACTTAATTCTTGAAAACGATGTGATTACCCATTGGGATATGGAAGGATTAGAAAATCCAACAACACAATCTCAAGACGGCAACACCCACACCGGCGCCGCTACTGCTACGGTTGAAGACACCACCAACCACGAGTTTTTAATTAACGATTTTGTCGATGCTATCCTTACCGGAAAAGCCCCCATCATTTCTGGAGAAAGCGCTAAAAATGCTTCTGAGATTATCTTGGAGATTTATAATAGTTCGTTTTAG
- the yihA gene encoding ribosome biogenesis GTP-binding protein YihA/YsxC yields the protein MKIKSAEFVVSNSDVAKCPKSMLPEYAFIGRSNVGKSSLINMLTGRKSLAKTSGKPGKTQLINHFLINKNWHLVDLPGYGYARVSKSSKKVFQKFITQYFNKRQQLVCGFVLVDIRHKPQPIDLEFMTWLGENGIPFCIIFTKADKLKPKAIENHVEAYKSILLETWEDMPTYFITSSSKSIGKDELLEFIDGLNNDMNQENNPTN from the coding sequence ATGAAAATTAAGTCCGCCGAATTTGTAGTAAGTAATTCTGATGTTGCTAAATGCCCTAAAAGCATGTTACCCGAATACGCTTTTATTGGCAGAAGTAATGTTGGTAAGTCCTCACTTATAAATATGCTCACAGGCAGAAAGAGTTTGGCAAAAACTTCGGGGAAACCAGGAAAAACCCAACTCATTAACCATTTTCTAATCAACAAGAATTGGCACTTGGTTGATTTGCCCGGTTATGGTTATGCCAGGGTCTCAAAATCCTCAAAAAAGGTATTTCAAAAGTTTATTACGCAATATTTTAACAAGCGCCAGCAATTGGTTTGCGGCTTTGTTCTAGTTGATATTAGACATAAACCCCAACCCATAGATTTAGAGTTTATGACTTGGCTGGGCGAAAACGGTATTCCGTTTTGCATTATTTTTACAAAAGCCGACAAATTAAAACCCAAAGCTATAGAAAACCATGTGGAAGCTTACAAATCCATTCTATTGGAAACGTGGGAGGACATGCCCACCTATTTTATCACCTCATCTTCTAAGAGCATAGGTAAGGACGAGCTGTTAGAGTTTATAGATGGTTTAAACAACGACATGAACCAAGAAAACAATCCTACCAATTAA
- a CDS encoding alpha/beta fold hydrolase, translating into MTHRLRKEGDYSYIEAGEGTPIIVLHGLMGGLSNFDAVINHFSQKGYQVIIPELPIYTMSLLKTNVKSFAKYLYDFINFKGFNKVILLGNSLGGHIGLYHTKLYSEKVKALIITGSSGLYESAMGGGYTKRSDYEVIKKKAQEVFYDPEVATKEIVDDVYETVNDRNKLVKTLAIAKSAIRHNMAKDLPKMHTPTCIIWGKNDNVTPPEVAEEFHELLPDSNLFWIDKCGHAAMMEHPDEFNVIMEKWLTERGL; encoded by the coding sequence ATGACGCACAGGTTAAGAAAAGAAGGCGATTACAGTTATATTGAAGCAGGAGAAGGCACGCCAATCATTGTTCTACATGGACTTATGGGCGGTTTAAGTAATTTCGATGCTGTTATAAATCATTTTAGCCAAAAAGGGTATCAAGTAATTATACCCGAACTTCCTATTTACACCATGTCTCTACTCAAGACCAACGTAAAAAGCTTTGCCAAATACCTCTATGATTTCATTAATTTTAAAGGTTTCAACAAGGTAATCTTATTGGGTAATTCACTCGGCGGACACATAGGCTTATATCATACTAAACTATATTCTGAAAAAGTAAAAGCACTTATAATAACCGGAAGTTCAGGGCTTTACGAAAGTGCCATGGGTGGCGGATATACTAAACGCAGTGATTACGAAGTCATCAAAAAGAAGGCTCAAGAGGTATTTTACGACCCAGAAGTGGCTACCAAAGAAATTGTCGACGATGTTTACGAAACTGTAAACGACCGTAACAAATTGGTAAAAACATTAGCCATTGCCAAAAGTGCCATTAGACACAACATGGCCAAAGATTTACCCAAAATGCATACACCAACTTGCATTATTTGGGGAAAAAATGATAATGTAACACCGCCAGAGGTCGCCGAAGAATTCCATGAACTGTTACCAGACTCTAATTTATTTTGGATTGACAAATGCGGACATGCCGCTATGATGGAACACCCCGATGAGTTCAATGTTATCATGGAAAAGTGGCTTACCGAGAGAGGGTTATAA
- the mraZ gene encoding division/cell wall cluster transcriptional repressor MraZ: MSFLTGTYECKVDAKGRLMMPAPLKKQMAALLADGFVLRRSVFQKCLELYPVAEWQVLMQKMNKLNRFKKKNNDFIRRFTAGVKMVEVDVNGRLLIPKDLTVFANISKNIVVASAINIIEIWDKDLYEQAIDDAALDFADLAEEVMGQDDDDGIS; this comes from the coding sequence TTGAGCTTTTTAACAGGAACATATGAATGTAAAGTGGATGCCAAAGGCAGGTTAATGATGCCGGCGCCACTTAAAAAACAAATGGCTGCATTACTAGCTGATGGTTTTGTGTTGCGTCGTTCGGTGTTTCAAAAATGTTTGGAGTTGTATCCCGTTGCAGAGTGGCAGGTGTTGATGCAGAAGATGAATAAGCTCAATAGATTCAAGAAAAAGAATAATGATTTTATAAGAAGGTTTACAGCGGGGGTGAAGATGGTAGAGGTCGATGTGAACGGTCGCTTATTAATTCCTAAAGACTTAACGGTATTTGCCAATATCTCGAAAAACATCGTGGTGGCTTCGGCTATCAATATTATTGAGATTTGGGACAAAGACCTGTACGAGCAAGCGATTGATGATGCTGCGCTCGACTTTGCCGACTTGGCAGAAGAGGTTATGGGGCAAGACGATGACGATGGAATATCATAA
- the rsmH gene encoding 16S rRNA (cytosine(1402)-N(4))-methyltransferase RsmH encodes MEYHNPVLLKETVDGLNIKPDGVYVDVTFGGGGHSKEILNRLGENGKLFAFDQDEDALKNTIDDSRFALINENFRYVKRFLRLHGVRQVDGVLADFGVSSHQFDVPERGFSTRFEAKLDMRMNQQSDLSAYHVMNEYEEEQLGQVFAQYGELRPAPAMARLIVAHRQNEPIETSEQLKVVLRKFLPPRHENKVLAKIYQAIRIEVNQEIEVLKEFLLQMPELLVQGGRLSFISYHSLEDRLVKRFIRNGMFEGEPERDMFGNFEVPLKKVNGLIVPSEEEISVNNRARSAKLRIAEKL; translated from the coding sequence ATGGAATATCATAATCCGGTACTGCTAAAAGAAACGGTTGACGGTTTAAATATTAAGCCGGATGGTGTTTATGTGGATGTGACTTTTGGAGGGGGTGGTCATAGTAAAGAAATATTAAACAGGCTTGGTGAAAACGGAAAGTTGTTCGCTTTTGATCAAGATGAAGACGCTCTTAAAAATACGATTGATGACTCAAGGTTTGCATTGATAAATGAAAATTTTAGGTATGTAAAACGCTTTTTACGCTTGCATGGCGTCAGGCAAGTGGATGGGGTGTTGGCCGATTTTGGTGTGTCCTCTCATCAGTTTGATGTTCCGGAACGTGGTTTTTCTACGCGTTTTGAGGCTAAGCTGGATATGCGTATGAATCAACAGAGCGATTTGTCTGCTTATCACGTGATGAATGAGTATGAGGAAGAGCAGTTGGGACAGGTTTTTGCTCAATATGGTGAATTACGACCAGCACCTGCTATGGCAAGGTTGATTGTTGCTCATAGGCAAAATGAACCAATTGAAACCAGCGAGCAATTGAAAGTCGTGCTTCGAAAGTTTTTACCGCCAAGGCACGAGAATAAAGTCTTAGCAAAAATTTATCAGGCTATTAGAATTGAGGTGAATCAAGAAATAGAAGTGCTTAAAGAGTTTTTGTTGCAAATGCCAGAGCTCTTGGTGCAAGGAGGTAGGTTGAGTTTTATCTCTTATCACTCCTTAGAGGATCGATTGGTAAAACGTTTTATAAGAAACGGCATGTTTGAAGGGGAGCCAGAGCGTGATATGTTCGGGAATTTTGAGGTGCCACTGAAAAAAGTAAACGGACTTATAGTGCCTTCGGAAGAAGAGATAAGTGTCAACAATAGGGCGAGAAGTGCAAAGCTCAGAATAGCGGAGAAGTTATAG
- a CDS encoding FtsL-like putative cell division protein, whose protein sequence is MKKRIYSILKGTFLVSDDSFKNWRFILFISALSIIMIASSHSADKKVYEIARLKNEVKEIRSIFLEGRTRLMRRKMESNVINIMKEKGISPSVIPPKKIKVKSQN, encoded by the coding sequence ATGAAAAAGCGGATATATAGCATATTAAAAGGTACGTTTTTGGTAAGTGATGATTCGTTTAAGAATTGGAGGTTCATCCTTTTTATTTCGGCTTTGTCAATAATCATGATAGCAAGTTCGCATAGCGCAGATAAAAAAGTATATGAAATCGCAAGATTAAAAAATGAAGTGAAAGAAATTCGGTCCATATTTTTAGAGGGGCGCACCAGATTGATGCGGCGCAAAATGGAATCGAATGTCATTAACATAATGAAAGAAAAAGGAATATCGCCATCGGTGATTCCACCAAAAAAAATAAAAGTAAAATCACAAAACTAA
- a CDS encoding penicillin-binding protein, with the protein MFVFGLAVVFKLLSIQFLEGDKYKALAEKRVVKDVVIPANRGNVYSVNGNLLATSIPKYDIRIDALTSSEKNFKENLKPLADSLSKFTGKSSGYYQKELRKARANKNRYYLLARDIGYLDYVRMRQFPLLRLGAFKGGLIVEQNEQRERPMGGIAQRTIGYERFDDKGNVTRPGIDGAFGVKYLRGLNGKRKMQRIGKGQWKPLSDANEIEPKDGYDIYTTIDVNIQDIAHHALLKQLETYKAEHGCVVVMEVETGEIRAISNLGRTSKGTYYEKLNYAVGESHEPGSTFKLMAIAAALEDKVIDTSDVVDTEKGVLTFYGKKVRDSKWGGYGKISISEAFEVSSNTGVVKAVYNAYKNKPEKFVDRLYAMNLNDTLQIPIIGEGKPVIPDPRIKNGKWSGIALQWMSYGYNVRLTPLQSLTFYNAIANGGEMVRPRFLKEVKEFGKTIESFDKEVINKQVCSKETVSKLQKLLKNVVDKKHGTGHRLYSENFSMAGKTGTAQTEYWMQDWAENKRYVSSFTGYFPAENPKYSCVVVIHKPDTSVGYYGADVSGPVFKRIAQKIYTDTPMIDAVETLEIKKASVEKEYEGYYDLAQKHKTIMPNVVGLPAMDALALLENMDVNLNVRLQGSGTVKKQSINKNIKLSDNQTIVLIAS; encoded by the coding sequence ATGTTTGTCTTCGGGCTTGCCGTAGTCTTCAAGCTTCTGAGTATCCAGTTTTTAGAGGGTGATAAATATAAAGCGCTAGCTGAAAAACGTGTTGTGAAAGACGTTGTGATTCCGGCTAACAGAGGTAATGTGTATTCGGTTAACGGTAATTTGTTAGCAACCTCTATTCCTAAGTATGATATTAGAATTGACGCCTTAACATCTTCAGAAAAGAATTTTAAGGAAAACTTAAAACCGTTGGCTGATTCGTTGTCAAAATTCACTGGAAAATCTTCAGGGTATTATCAAAAAGAATTGAGAAAAGCACGTGCTAATAAAAATAGGTACTACTTACTGGCAAGAGACATTGGCTATTTGGATTATGTGAGAATGCGACAGTTTCCGTTGTTGAGGCTTGGAGCTTTTAAGGGTGGGTTGATTGTTGAGCAAAATGAACAGCGAGAGCGCCCCATGGGAGGAATTGCGCAAAGAACCATAGGGTATGAGCGTTTTGATGATAAAGGAAATGTTACGCGTCCTGGAATTGATGGTGCCTTTGGAGTGAAGTATTTGCGAGGGCTAAATGGTAAAAGGAAGATGCAGCGTATTGGCAAAGGACAATGGAAACCGTTAAGTGATGCTAATGAAATTGAGCCTAAAGATGGCTATGATATTTATACAACCATAGATGTTAATATACAAGATATAGCGCATCATGCACTTTTAAAACAGTTAGAAACTTATAAAGCTGAGCACGGGTGCGTGGTTGTTATGGAGGTTGAGACCGGTGAGATAAGAGCGATTTCAAATTTAGGAAGAACCAGTAAAGGAACCTATTACGAAAAGCTGAATTATGCGGTTGGGGAATCGCATGAGCCAGGTTCAACATTCAAATTGATGGCGATTGCTGCTGCGCTTGAGGATAAGGTGATCGATACCAGTGACGTCGTAGATACCGAGAAAGGTGTTTTGACTTTTTATGGTAAAAAGGTTAGGGATTCTAAATGGGGTGGTTACGGTAAAATTTCAATTTCTGAAGCTTTTGAAGTGTCTTCCAATACTGGCGTAGTGAAGGCTGTTTATAATGCTTACAAGAATAAGCCCGAGAAGTTTGTGGATAGGTTATATGCTATGAATTTGAACGATACGCTTCAAATTCCAATTATAGGTGAGGGGAAACCAGTAATTCCTGATCCGAGAATTAAAAATGGAAAGTGGAGCGGAATTGCTTTGCAGTGGATGTCTTACGGGTATAATGTGAGGTTAACACCCTTACAATCGCTAACATTTTACAATGCCATAGCTAATGGTGGCGAAATGGTAAGGCCAAGGTTTTTAAAAGAGGTTAAAGAGTTTGGCAAAACTATAGAGTCTTTCGATAAGGAGGTTATTAATAAGCAGGTTTGTTCAAAAGAAACGGTTAGCAAATTGCAGAAGCTACTTAAAAATGTAGTGGATAAAAAGCATGGTACAGGTCATAGGTTATATTCAGAAAATTTCTCAATGGCTGGGAAAACCGGAACCGCTCAAACTGAATATTGGATGCAGGATTGGGCTGAAAACAAGCGCTACGTGTCTTCCTTTACAGGATATTTTCCTGCTGAAAACCCAAAATATTCTTGTGTAGTTGTTATTCATAAACCCGATACCAGTGTTGGGTATTACGGGGCAGATGTGTCTGGGCCTGTTTTCAAAAGAATCGCACAGAAGATTTATACCGATACCCCTATGATAGATGCTGTCGAAACTTTGGAAATCAAAAAAGCTTCTGTAGAAAAGGAGTATGAAGGTTACTACGATTTAGCTCAAAAACACAAAACCATTATGCCAAATGTGGTGGGGCTTCCTGCTATGGATGCACTTGCCCTGTTAGAGAATATGGATGTGAATTTAAATGTGAGGCTTCAGGGTAGCGGTACGGTAAAAAAGCAATCAATCAACAAAAATATCAAGCTAAGTGATAATCAAACTATCGTGTTAATAGCATCGTGA
- a CDS encoding UDP-N-acetylmuramoyl-L-alanyl-D-glutamate--2,6-diaminopimelate ligase, which yields MKVLKDILYKVSINAVVGDTSVSINAVHFDSRQIAENDLFVAISGTVVDGHDYIGKAIEQGASVILCETMPRVLEEGVTYVEVDNSNKALAVLASNYYGSPSENLRLVGVTGTNGKTTVASLLYQLFKNAGYKVGLLSTVKILVDNKEYKATHTTPDSLTINKYLKDMNAEGVEFCFMEVSSHGIHQCRTEGLVFEGGIFTNLSHDHLDYHKTFAEYRDVKKAFFDGLPKGAFALTNADDKNGAIMLQNTKAKKYTYALKSYADYKVQILENQLGGLLLKVDDNEVWTRLIGNFNAYNVLAIYATAELLGLEKFEILRLVSELESVSGRFQYLISDEKITAIVDYAHTPDALKNVLQTINSIRTKNEELITVVGCGGDRDKTKRPKMGHIATELSTKVIFTSDNPRSEDPEEILRDIEKGVEPQNFKKSLTISDRAQAIKTACQLAQPNDIILIAGKGHETYQEIKGERFDFDDFKTVQEYLKQLQK from the coding sequence GTGAAAGTACTAAAAGACATATTGTACAAGGTTTCTATAAATGCAGTTGTTGGCGATACAAGTGTGTCCATAAACGCTGTTCATTTTGATTCTAGGCAGATTGCTGAGAATGACTTGTTTGTTGCAATTAGCGGAACCGTTGTAGATGGTCATGACTATATAGGAAAGGCGATTGAGCAAGGCGCTTCTGTTATTCTTTGCGAGACCATGCCTAGGGTTTTGGAGGAAGGTGTGACTTATGTTGAGGTTGATAATTCCAATAAAGCATTGGCAGTTTTAGCTTCTAATTATTATGGGTCTCCTTCTGAAAATTTAAGGTTGGTGGGTGTTACAGGGACTAATGGGAAAACCACTGTGGCAAGCCTGTTGTATCAGTTATTCAAAAATGCGGGCTACAAGGTTGGTTTATTGTCTACGGTTAAAATCTTGGTTGATAATAAGGAATATAAGGCTACACATACAACACCAGATTCTTTGACTATCAATAAATATTTGAAGGACATGAACGCCGAAGGTGTGGAGTTCTGTTTTATGGAAGTGAGTTCTCATGGTATTCACCAATGTAGAACTGAGGGCTTGGTTTTTGAAGGTGGCATTTTTACAAATCTATCTCACGACCACTTAGATTATCATAAAACGTTTGCGGAATACAGGGATGTGAAAAAGGCTTTTTTTGATGGGCTTCCAAAAGGGGCGTTTGCTTTAACAAATGCCGATGACAAGAATGGTGCTATCATGTTGCAAAACACCAAGGCCAAAAAATATACATATGCTTTAAAGAGTTATGCGGATTATAAGGTTCAAATTTTAGAGAACCAATTGGGTGGCTTGCTTTTAAAGGTTGATGATAATGAGGTTTGGACAAGGCTAATTGGGAATTTCAACGCTTATAATGTATTGGCAATTTATGCTACTGCGGAATTATTAGGCCTTGAGAAATTTGAAATATTAAGGTTGGTATCTGAATTGGAGAGTGTAAGTGGGCGTTTTCAGTATTTGATTTCAGATGAAAAAATCACGGCTATAGTCGATTATGCCCATACGCCAGATGCGCTTAAAAATGTGTTACAAACCATCAATAGTATTAGGACTAAAAATGAAGAGTTGATTACGGTTGTTGGTTGTGGTGGCGACCGTGATAAAACCAAGCGTCCTAAAATGGGACATATCGCCACAGAACTAAGTACTAAAGTAATTTTTACTAGTGATAATCCGCGAAGCGAAGACCCTGAAGAAATCTTAAGAGATATAGAAAAAGGGGTTGAGCCACAAAATTTTAAAAAATCATTGACCATTTCAGATAGAGCGCAGGCTATTAAAACGGCCTGTCAGTTGGCGCAACCTAATGATATCATTTTGATAGCAGGTAAAGGACACGAAACCTATCAAGAAATTAAAGGGGAACGTTTTGATTTTGACGATTTTAAAACAGTACAGGAATATTTAAAACAATTGCAAAAATAA